A window from Gasterosteus aculeatus chromosome 14, fGasAcu3.hap1.1, whole genome shotgun sequence encodes these proteins:
- the bnip3lb gene encoding BCL2 interacting protein 3 like b isoform X2: MNRGTAGSAQSPSAAPGLLPLPQVEEEEAMVGGLEHVPSSSSIHNGDMEKILLDAQHESSRSNSSCDSPPRPHSPQDDGQIIFDVDLSGRRDSLSEEDGLDKERDMDILMKDADWVADWSSRPENIPPKEFHFRHPRRSVTLSMRKTGAMKKGGIFSADFLKVFIPSLLLSHILAVGLGVYIGKRLSAPAASSF; this comes from the exons ATGAATAGAGGCACAGCCGGATCGGCCCAGTCGCCCTCCGCGGCCCCGGGCCTGCTGCCCCTCCctcaggtggaggaagaggaggccatggtgggggggctggagcaCGTCCCGTCCTCGTCCTCGATACACAATGGGGACATGGAGAAGATTTTGCTGGACGCGCAGCACGAGTCCAGCCGCAGCAACTCCTCCTGCGACAG CCCCCCTCGGCCACACAGCCCCCAGGATGACGGACAGATCATCTTCGACGTGGACCTGAGCGGCCGAAGAGACAGCCTA tcAGAAGAGGACGGCTTGGACAAGGAGAGGGACATGGACATCCTGATGAAGGACGCAGACTGGGTGGCTGACTGGTCCAGTCGACCGGAAAACATTCCCCCCAA GGAGTTTCATTTCCGTCACCCTCGCCGCTCCGTAACACTCAGCATGAGGAAGACCGGCGCCATGAAGAAAGGAGGAATCTTCTCTGCCGACTTCCTCAAAGTCTTCATCCCCTCGTTGCTGCTGTCGCACATCCTCGCTGTGGGGCTGGG GGTGTACATCGGCAAGAGGCTGAGCGCCCCCGCCGCCAGCTCCTTCTGA
- the bnip3lb gene encoding BCL2 interacting protein 3 like b isoform X1, whose protein sequence is MSAAADAANVSPADRAGDSGLNGSWVELEMNRGTAGSAQSPSAAPGLLPLPQVEEEEAMVGGLEHVPSSSSIHNGDMEKILLDAQHESSRSNSSCDSPPRPHSPQDDGQIIFDVDLSGRRDSLSEEDGLDKERDMDILMKDADWVADWSSRPENIPPKEFHFRHPRRSVTLSMRKTGAMKKGGIFSADFLKVFIPSLLLSHILAVGLGVYIGKRLSAPAASSF, encoded by the exons GGTCCTGGGTGGAGTTGGAGATGAATAGAGGCACAGCCGGATCGGCCCAGTCGCCCTCCGCGGCCCCGGGCCTGCTGCCCCTCCctcaggtggaggaagaggaggccatggtgggggggctggagcaCGTCCCGTCCTCGTCCTCGATACACAATGGGGACATGGAGAAGATTTTGCTGGACGCGCAGCACGAGTCCAGCCGCAGCAACTCCTCCTGCGACAG CCCCCCTCGGCCACACAGCCCCCAGGATGACGGACAGATCATCTTCGACGTGGACCTGAGCGGCCGAAGAGACAGCCTA tcAGAAGAGGACGGCTTGGACAAGGAGAGGGACATGGACATCCTGATGAAGGACGCAGACTGGGTGGCTGACTGGTCCAGTCGACCGGAAAACATTCCCCCCAA GGAGTTTCATTTCCGTCACCCTCGCCGCTCCGTAACACTCAGCATGAGGAAGACCGGCGCCATGAAGAAAGGAGGAATCTTCTCTGCCGACTTCCTCAAAGTCTTCATCCCCTCGTTGCTGCTGTCGCACATCCTCGCTGTGGGGCTGGG GGTGTACATCGGCAAGAGGCTGAGCGCCCCCGCCGCCAGCTCCTTCTGA